The following DNA comes from Candidatus Leptovillus gracilis.
GATAGATTGTGGTTGTTACAGGTGTCCAGAGAAATCTTCGCGCAATTTGTAGAACGATTTTCCCAATCGTTCACTGGGCGATTGGGAAAATCGCCCTACAACCGCCGGAAAAGAGTTTTCTGGATAGCCATCTATTCCGCGACACAACAAACTGGTTTGTAGTAGAGTTATAAGCTATGGCAGACGTCAAAAAAGTATTGGTAGTAGATGACCATTTTGAAATGTTGGAACTGCTGCGCTCGCTGCTGGAGCTGTCTGGCGAAGCATGCGAGGTATTGGCCGTGCCCTCGGCCGAAGAAGGGCTGCTGGAACTGCGCCGGACGCCGTTCGACCTGGTGATCACCGATGTGCGGCTGCCAGGTATGAGCGGTTTTGATCTGGTGCGGCGCATTCAAAAATTAAACCGCGACATACCGGTCATCATGATCACCGCCTATTCTTCTTCTGAAGGGCAGAAGGAGGCGCACAGCCTGGGTGTGCTGCGTTATTTTTCCAAACCATTGGATACCGACGCCGTCTTGTTGGCGGTACACCTGGCGCTGTATGGCGAGCCGGTGACGCCGCCGCCAACTGCTGCCAGAGCAAACGAGCGGCCTGGGCGAACGGCCGTCTCGGACAGCGTGAGCAAACGGCTGCAAACCTTACGCGCCGACACCGGGGCCACCGGTTTGCTGCTGGCGACCACTGACGGCCGTATTGTCTTTGAGTCGGCGACCAACCGGCGGCTGGATTTTGACAAACTGGCGCTGGCTCTGGGGCAGACCATCAAACAAAGTTTTGCCCTCAGCCAACATCTGGATGGCGAAATGCCCCACACCATTCAATATTACGCCGGGGAAACCATAGAGTTATATTGCGCCAACGTCGGCCTGGAGTATTTTCTGGCAATTTTCTTCGATGTGCAGTTACGGCGTGGGCGCATTGGCACGATTTGGGTCTTTACGCAGCGGGCTATCAAAGACCTGGTAGATTTATTGGCATCCGGGGGCGCAGCGCCGGCCGCTTCTGCTGCTGCCGCCGCTGTCGCCTTGACTGCTGCTCCGCCAACCGTCAAACCCACCCAACCGACCAAAACAGCGCCGCCACCCAAGAAACAGGAACCCCCACCCGCCCTGGTGCAAAACGACGAGATCGTGGCGATGATGCAGGCGATGTTAGACGCCCAGGCCGACGCGGAACAGGATACGGCCGTCAATACCCAACACCTGATCTTGGACACCTCCGAACTGGAAAACCTCTTCGGCGAAGACCCCCCCGCAGACCACGAGGCTGCTGACCTGGACGCCTTCTGGGATGATATGTTCAACGGTCAATAACGACTCGCGCTGAAACAGTTTTTTGCGTCCAATGAGCCGCTACGCGGGCTTCCGCGCAAACACCTGGTCATAATCCACCTGCCAGGGCAAGGTTTCAATTTCCGTCAAACCCATATCAGCCAGCAGCGCCTCGAATTGGTCCACGTCCCGGTAACGGCCGACGAAGGTTTGCGCTTCCCAGCCGCGCCGCCGTGTCACCAACAGGC
Coding sequences within:
- a CDS encoding response regulator; its protein translation is MADVKKVLVVDDHFEMLELLRSLLELSGEACEVLAVPSAEEGLLELRRTPFDLVITDVRLPGMSGFDLVRRIQKLNRDIPVIMITAYSSSEGQKEAHSLGVLRYFSKPLDTDAVLLAVHLALYGEPVTPPPTAARANERPGRTAVSDSVSKRLQTLRADTGATGLLLATTDGRIVFESATNRRLDFDKLALALGQTIKQSFALSQHLDGEMPHTIQYYAGETIELYCANVGLEYFLAIFFDVQLRRGRIGTIWVFTQRAIKDLVDLLASGGAAPAASAAAAAVALTAAPPTVKPTQPTKTAPPPKKQEPPPALVQNDEIVAMMQAMLDAQADAEQDTAVNTQHLILDTSELENLFGEDPPADHEAADLDAFWDDMFNGQ